A region of the Myxococcus stipitatus DSM 14675 genome:
ATCGAGCGCCTGGATGGCGTCGCGCACCTGGGTGAGCGCGGTGCCTTGGGCCAGCGCGCTTTCGTGCCGGGCGCGCCCCAGGTCCCGAGTCTCCTGTCGCGCGCGAGACCGCAGCTCCAGGTCTCCAGCCACGCGCCGCGCCAGCTCTCGCAGCGCCACGATGTCCTCGGTGCCGAGCACCAGCGGCCGCGTGTCGATGAGCGACAGCGTGCCCAGCACCTCCCCATGGGGCGTCACCAGAGGTGCCCCCGCGTAGCTGCCGATGACGCCTTCACGCACCAGCGGGTTGTCGCGAAACACGGGGTGGCGCCGTGCGTCCGGGACGATGAGCGACTCGCGGCCCATCACCACGTGGTGACAGAAGGCCCAATCCCGAGGGGTGCTTCGGTCGCGCGCGAGCGCATGGGGCAGGCCCACGTGCGCCTTGAACCACTGCCGGTCTCCGAGCACCAACGTCAGCAGCGCCACCGGGACCGCGAAGGCCTGGGCCACCTCCGAGACGAGCTCCTGGAGCTCCGCCTCGGGAGGGCCCTCATCCACCAGCCGCATCGCATCGACTCGCGCGATGCGTTGCCGCTCCTCCTCCGACGAGCTGCTCTCGGCCGGAGGCGCCTGCACGGAGCGCTGTCCCGCGAGGGCCGTCCGCACGGTGTCGCGCATCGTCTCGGCGGGCGCACGGCGGCTCAGCAAGGAGTGGATGCCCAGCGTGTCCTTGAGCTGCCAGGCCCGGACGCGCAGCTCGTCGAAGGCCGTCACCACCACCACGCGCGTGGCCTCGGAGTCCTGCCGTTCGCGCAGCCAGGACAACAGCTCGAAGCCATCCACGCGGGGCAGCGCCAGGTCCGTGAGCAGCAGGAGGGGGGCGCTGCGCTGGCGCACCAGCTCCTGGGCCTCGGCGCCGTCCCGGGCCAGCACTCCCTCGAGCCCCTCCGCCGTGACGAGGGCCAGCAGGCTGGCGGCGCGGTGGGGATCCGGCTCGGCGATGAGGGCGTATCGGGCCATGTGCCTCGAATGCTGCCACGGAAGGCCGCCCCCGGGTTACCGAGCGCGGGCGGGACAGGTCATGCCGGCAACGTTCCTACCGCGTGTCTCCACCCGGAGGCACCGCCGTGCTCGGAGACGCTTGCGGATAGCGCACGAAGAGCCGGCGCAGTGCGCCTCGCTGCCGGCCCAGCTCCTCCGCGCGCGCGGCCGAGTCCACCAACAACATCAGCCCGAGCCCCAGGGCCCCAGGCACCAGCGGCACCACCCACCCCAGGTCCGCGGCGAGCCAGCCCACCAGCGCCACGTGCACGGCCATGAGCGCTATCGCCGTGCGAATCACCGCGCCCAAGGTCCTCGCGCGGCGGCAGCGCCAGCCGAAGAACATCAGGAGCACCAGGGTCTCCAGCACACCCGTCACCGCCACCACCCCCGACGAGCGCATCAGCCGGTCCGCGCGGAGGTTGTCCAACGCGAAGGCGTGGATCTCCACCCCGGGCACCGCCACCTGTCCCGGCAGCGTGCTCTGGCCATGCAGGCCCGTCGCGGTGACGCCGACGAAGAGCGTCTTGCCTCGCAGCGCCAGGTCCAACCCCACCGAACGCGGGTCCACCTGGAGCACGTCCGCGAGGCTCACCCTGGGGAGCCAGTCCGGCGCGGGCAGGCGCATCAGCGGCGCGCCATGGTCCAACGCCGCCCGGCGCATGAGCGTCTCCGCCTGCTCCGGCATCAACCGCAGCGCGGTCGCCAGCGCGAGCGAGGGCCACGCCTGTCCCCCCACGCCCACGGCATAGGGATAGCGCCGGATGACGCCGTCCGCCTCCACGAGCATGTTGAGCGTGCCGCTGCCATGTGCCGCCAGCCGCAGCGGCGCGATGCTGCCGGCAATCTCTCGGGATTGAAGCCGCAGCGTCTCCACGGGCAATGGCAGCGGCGTCTCCAGCGCCCCGTCCTCGAGCGGAGGCATCAGCGACACATCCTCGGTGAGCGCCGCGGCGCCCAGGATGACGCTCCCGTTCTCCGCGAGCGCCTCCGCGAGCCGCGCATCGCCGTCCTGCGTCCTCAGCCGCGCCTCCAGCTCCGCCACCAGCGCCGCGCCCGCGGGCTGTTCCGCCAGCCCCGACTCGCGCAGCGATGTCAGCACGTCCTCGCCCAGCTCGAGCGCTTCCCGAGGACCGGGCTGGTCGAACACCACGTCCACCGCCACCGCCGCGGGACGCTGGGCCGCCAGCGCCTGGAAGACCCGGGCCCACGTCGCGCGGGACAGGGGCCACCGCTCGCCCAGCGCGGCCAGGGCCCGGTCATCCACTTCCACCAGCACCAGGTCCGCGCTTCGAGGCACCCCCGGGAGGAGTCGACTCACGGCCTGGTCGTACAGCAGACGCTCGAGATGTCCTGGCGCCCCTCCCGTCACGGCCGTGATTCCGGCCAGGGCCACCCCCACCAGTGCAGCGGCGATGCGGAGCTGGCCGGGGGACGGCCGGGGAATGCGGGAGGGGGGCTTGGGACTCGGATTCATCTCGAACTTCAGGGCCGCAGGTCGAAGGCGTAGATCTTGGAAGGGAAGCCGATGAAGCCGTCCGCGTCCACTGCCAAGACACGCCAGAACCATTTGCCCGCGGTCTCCGCGGGCACCGCCAGCTTCACGTCCGGGGCCTCGAGGGTCCGCACGCCCGCTGCGAAGTCCGCGGTCCGCGCCATCTCCACGCGGTACGTCTTCGCCCCCGGCACGGAGAACCACTCGAGCGTCGGCGCGGCGGTGAAGCTCCCTCCGCGAGGCCCGTTCAGCAGGGGCGCGGCCAGCAGCGGACGCGGGGGCTCCGGCGCGGCGCCCGGCAGCACGCGCGAGCCCTGGCCGTGGACGACCTCGACCTCGGCCTTGTCCGAGCCCAGCGCCACCTTGCCCTCCAGCGTTTCCAGTCGGCTGGTGCCGTCCTCCTGGGCGGAGACCCGGAACTGGGTTCCCCGCACGCCGGCCACCGCGCCACGCGTGCGCACCTCGAACACGGAGCCGTCTCCACCCGGCGCCGCCACCGTCTCCACGGAGCCTCGCATCAGCTCCAGCCGGACCACGCGCTTGCCGTTGGCCCCCAGCTCGATGGCGCCCAGGCGCACGAGGCTGTTCGGCGTCACCCGCACGCGGCTCGCGTCCGCCAGCTCCAGCTCCGCGCTCGCGTCCGGCGCGGTGTGGAACAGCTCCTGCGTGTAGAGCGAGTCCCCCGTGCCGCGCGGGCGAAGCTCGGCGGGGGAGGGCCCCGCGGAGACCAGCCCACTGGAGGCGCGCACCTGGGCCACGCGAGGCTGTGCGGGGCGCTCGACATACGCGAGCTGGAGCCGGCCCGGCTCACCCGGCACCGCGGGCGGCGCCACCACGGACACGCGCGTGCGCGGCACCCCCGCCGACACCAACACCTCCGCCGCCGCCTTCGCCACGGCGAGGCCCTGTCCATCCAGCCGCTCCGCGTCCGGCAGCCGCGCCGCCAACGTCACCGAGCGGATGGCGGGCCTGGACACCAGCGCCTGCGCCACGTGCTTGAGGCACGCCTCCGTCTCGGGCCCCTTGGGCGCGAGCGGACGTCCCAGCTCCACGCGCCCGTTGACGAATTGCAGCCCCCCACACGGGTCCGCGGTCTGCTCGGCGCGCGCCGACAACGTCACCAGCGCCAACGCCCACATCCAAGGCAGGGTCCGGGTCATGGCGTGGTCTCCTTCGCCGAGGACTCGTCGGCGCTCTTCACGACGTTGAACTCGACGCGGCGGTTGTTCTCGCGTCCCTGCGCTGTCTTGTTGGTGTCGACGGGCTGCGTCTCACCGTAGCCCTTCGCCTCCAGGCGCTCCGGCGCGATGCCCGACTTCACCAGGAACTCGCGGACGTTGTTCGCGCGCCGCTGAGACAGGTCCAGGTTGCTCGTGTCCGAGCCCTTGTCGTCCGTGTGTCCCTCCACTCGCACGCGCTCCATCTGCGGGTTGGCCTTGAGGATGGAAGAGACCTGGGCCAGCAGGCCGTAGGACTTGGGCAGGATGATGTCCTTGCCCGTGGCGAAGTAGACCTTGTCCAGGATGACGATGCGCGAGCCCTCCAGGCGCACGCTCGACTTGCCCTTGTCCGGGCAGCCGTCTTCGTCCTTCACGCCGTTGATGCTCTCGGCCTCGAGCGGGCACGCGTCCACCGCGTCCGGCACGCCGTCGCGGTCATTGTCCGGGTCGGGGCAGCCGTCCGCGTCCTCGAAGCCGTCCGCGTCCTCGGCCTCGGCGGGGCAGCGGTCCTCGGTGTCGATGAGCCCGTCGCCATCCGAGTCCACCGCCGCGGGCACCAGCTTCAGCGGCTCCTCGGGAGTCGACTCCGTCGACGTGCCCTGCGCCGCCGGGACCTCATCCGGGCAGCCGTCCTCGTCCTGGTACTGATTGAAGGTCTCCGGCTCGCCGGGGCACACGTCGGGGCCGTCGAGGATTCCATCCACGTCGTCGTCCGGGTCCAGGCAGTGGTCGTCGTCCTGGAAGCCGTCGAAGTCCTCGGGCCCGAGGTCGCACTTGCGCGCGGGCGCGGAGGAGGGCGCCGAGCCCGTCCAGGCCAGTCCTCCCAGCAAGCGGAACCCCGGGGTGCCATAGCCGCGTGTCAGTCCCGGCCCCGCGCCCAGGTGCGCCGACAATTCTTCCGTGAAGCGGTACTTCACCGCGCCCAGCGCCTCCAGCGGGCGCTCCTCCGAGTTGGCCTCCTTCAGCCCAAGCGCCCCCGACACCGTCGCCGCCACCGTCAGCGCTGGCGTGAGGGGCACCTCCGCGCCCGCCGCGTAGGAGAACTCGTTCCCCACGCGCAGGTTGCGAAGCTGCTGCTCCCCGCGGAGGTTGACGCCCACGTTGGCGAGCAGCCGCAGCGACGGGCCCGCCCACTCGGCCACGAGCCGGGGCTGGAACGTGGGCCCCTTCGTGCCCAGGAAGCCGGAGGCTCCCGCGGTGGGCAACGTCACGGGCGCGACGAACGCCAGGTGCACACCGTCTTCGGTCGACAGCAGCAACACCTTGGGCACCAGCCGCAGGTCGCCGACGCCCGTGCTGGCGGCGCCGTCCACGAGCGACGGCGCGACCGCACCCGCGGGCTGCGAGGACGTGGTGGAGACGGGGAGCGACACACCTATCTCCAGCCGCTCGAACAGCGCCACCGCGCCCATCAAGTCGAGCGAGAGCTGGCTGTCGACGATGCGGTAGACGAACGCGTCCCTGCGCGGGTCCAGCAGGTTGAGCGGGTCCTCGCCGTAGTTGACCGACAGCCCGATGTTCCAATCCAGGTGCTTGCCCACGCGCGCGCCGTGCACTCCCAGCACGTCGTAGGCCCCGGGTCCGGGCTTGTATTGTTGGACATCGATGGCTTGCGACGTCTGCGCTTGCGCCCTCGCGACGCTTGTTGTCAGCAGCAGCAGGGCCAGCAGCGCCAAGGGGCGGGGTGGGTGGGCACGCACTCGCATGTCTTGACGCTGCCAGAAGGGCACGGGCCACATCAACGTGCCGCCAACAATTGGGAGACGTGCTGGGCCAGGGAGGGCAGCGGTTGCGGCTTGGGCAACACAAGGTCCACGCCCAGACCCTTGGCCCGTTCGGACAGCTCCGGCGACGCGAACGCCGTCAGCAGGAGCACGCGTGTCTCGGGGGCGTAACGCCTCACGAAGTCCGCCAGGACGAGCCCCTCCTCGGACTGTGTGCCACTCAACCGTAGGTCGCTGATGACCAGGTCGTAGCGCCCCGTCGTCATCAACCCCAGCGCTTCGTCCAGCGCCTGGGCCGAGTCGACCCGATACCCCGCGCCCGAGAAGAACTGACCCAACACCCAGCACAGCGCGGATTCGTCGTCGACGATGAGGAGGTTCTGTGACACGCGCGGGGCCCGGAGCAAGCGTGAGGCCAGCCCGCGTCGGGAAGCCCCTCATGACTTTCCCGGCACTTGCGTACGCTCGACCCTCGACGCGCCCCGCCGCTTTCCAGGTTACGGATCCGATTTCTGGAATCCGGATCTGTTGATTCCCAAACGTTTCAGCCGCTCATAGAGGGAGGAGCGGGGGATTCCGAGGCGCAGGGCGGCCCGCTCGACGTGGCCATTCTCCCGGCGAAGGACGCGCTCGATGTGGCGGCGCTCCAGCTCCTCCAGCGTGAGGTTGTCGTCGCCGCTGGGCTCGTCGGTGGCGGACTCGAAGCGCAGGTCGCCTCGGGAGAGCGGGCCTCCGCCGGAGAGCAGCACGGCGCGCTCCAGGACGTTGCGCAGCTCGCGGATGTTGCCGGGCCAGGGGTAGCGCATCAGCGCGCTCTCCGCGTCGGCTTGCAGGCCCACGCCGGCGCGGCCTCGCGCACCGCCCATCTCCGCGAGGAAGTGCCGGGCCAGCTCGGGGATGTCCTCCGGACGCTCACGCAGCGCGGGCACGTGGAGGATGAGGGTGCTGACGCGGAAGTAGAGGTCGCCTCGGAAGCGCTTCTCCCGGGCCGCGGCGTTGAGGTCCTGGTGGGTGGCCGCGATGAGTCGCACGTCGACGCGCCGGTCGCGGACATCGCCGAGGCGGCGGAAGCGCTTCTCCTCCAGCACCTTGAGGAGCTTGGGCTGGACGGTGAGGTCCATGTCGCCAATCTCATCCAGGAAGAGCGTGCCTCGGTCCGCGACCTCCAGCAGGCCCTGCTTGGCGGCCACCGCGCCGGTGAACGCGCCCTTCTCGTGGCCGAACAGCTCCGAGTCGAGCAGGTCCCTCGACAGCGCCGCGCAGTTCAAGTCCACGAACGGCGCATCCGCGCGAGGTCCCCCCTCATGCAGCCAGCGCGCGAGCACGCTCTTGCCGCTGCCCGTCTCGCCGGTGACGAGGACGGGGCTGTCGCTGTGCTGCATGCGCTCGGCTTCGGCGCGCAGGCTCCGGATGGCGGCGCTGCCGCCCAGGAAGGGATTCACGCTGGTGCGAGCCGTGCGCGACTGGTCCGCGCGCAAGCGCTGACGCTCCCGCCGCTGGGCCACCAGTCGCTCCAGCACCACCTTGAGCACCGCGAGCTCCACGGGCTTGGTGAGGAACTGCTCGGCGCCTTCCTTCACGGCCTGGACCGCCAGCTCGATGGAGCCATGGCCCGTGAGCACGACCAGCGGCACCGCCGCGTCAATCTCCTTGAGGCGCGGGAGCAGCTCCAGCGCGGTGCCATCCGTCAGCCGGTAGTCCACGACCGCGACGTCGGGACGGTGCGTGCGGAAGACCTCCTGTGCCTCGGCGATGCTCTGGGCCTCGTCCACGTCGAAGTGGTGGGCGGAGAGATAGCCCCTCATTCCCAGCCTGACGCCGGGCTCGTCGTCCACGAGCAGGATGCGGGTGCGTGTCATGAGGCGAGCGGGTCCATCGACATGCGGAGGGTGGGTGAGGACACCGCTGGTAGCAGCAGAGTGACTTCCGCGCCACCCTCCGGGTGATTTCGCAGGCGGATGCGCCCCTGATGCTCCTCCAGGATGCGCTGGACGATGGCCAGGCCCAGGCCCGTGCCGCCCCGGCGCTTGCTGAAGAAGGGCTCGAAGACATGCGGGAGGTCCTCCTCGCGGAAGCCCGGCCCGCCGTCCCTCACCGTGCAGCTCACCCAGGCGCGGCCCTCCTCCTCCAGCGGAGACGTGGCCACGCTCACCGTCGTGCCCACCGGGGAGTGCTGCACCGCGTTCTCCACCACGTTGCGGAAGACATGGAACAGCCGCCGCGAGTCCATGCGCACGCATGGCAGCGCCGCCGCGAGCGTGGGCGTGACGGTGACGCGGGACTGCTCCCCGGTGCGCGTGCAGGCGGCGAGCGCCTCCTCCACGACGGGCCGGATGGGGCCCTCCACCCACTCGCCCCGGGTGGGGCGGCCGTACTCGAACAGCTCCTGGGTGAGGTGGTTGAGGCGGCGCACCTCCCCGCGCAGCACGTCCACGTACGGGGCCAGGTCCGCGCGCTGGCCGACGGTGGCCTCCACGGCGTCCACCACGGCGGAGATGGAGAAGAGGGGGTTGCGCACCTCGTGCGCGACGCCCGCGACGATGGCGCCCATGGCGGCCATGGTCTCACTGCGGCGCAGGCTGGCCTGGAGCTCCAGCAGCCGGGTGACTTCGGTGGCGACCAGGATGATGCGCGAGTCCTCGCCACCGGCCTCGTCGACCCAGGCGGCGGACAGCTCCCAGGTGCGGCGGGCCTGCGGGTCCGTCACCTCGCGGGTGATGATGCCGTGGGTCCTGCGCAGCTCGTCCACCAGGGGCGGCGTGCTGGACCAGGGCGGTGAGAAGGCGGCGGTGGAGAGCGGCTGGCCGGAAGGGTCCAGGCCGCCGAAGAGGATGCAGGCCGCGTCGTTGAGGCGCTGGACGGTGCCGTCCGCGCCGAGCACGACCAGCGGTGAGCTGACGGCGTCGAACGTGCGGCGCCACTCCTGCGCGGAGCGGCGGAAGCTCTCGTGGAGGCGCTGGCGCAGCTCGTCCGCGAGGTAGCGGTCGGTGATGTCGGTGACGACGCAGCCCACGTGCAGCTCGCCTTGCGTGTCCCGGGCGGAGGCCGTCGCGCGGCTGCGCACCCAGCGCACCCGTCCGTCCGCGCAGATGATGCGGTGCTCCAGCTCCACCTCCGAGCCGGGCGCGAGCGACTCCATGCGCGTGCGGTAGCGCGTGCGGTCTTCGGGGTGGATCATCCCCGCCCACAGCGCCGGCGGGCCTCCTCCGGGGCCGGGTTCCGCGAAGGCGGAGGCGGGGTAGCCCGTGGTGCGCTCGATGACGGGGGTGCAGTAGAAGTCCCGCAGCGCGCCATCGCGCAGCTTGCCGCCCCAGAGGTAGTCGGGCAGCGAGCGCGTCAGCACGTCCAGCCGACCCTCGTGCTCCTGGAGCGTCTGCTCGGCGCGCATGCGCTCGGTGAGCTCCGAGAGGGAGGCGATGACGCCGAGCACCTCGCCTCCCGAGCCGCTCACCCGTGAGTAGCTGCCGAACCAGAAGCGAGGCTCGCCGGGCGCCGCGGGTGTCTCCACCTCCAGGCAGGTGTCGGTGATGGGGACATCCGTCTCCAGCGCGCGCTTGAGGCGCGGCGCCAGCAACCGGCCCAGCTCCGGCATCACCTCCGAGACGTGGCGACCCAGGTGTCCCCCCGCGGGCAGTCCATTCATGGCCGCGAGCGCGGGGTTGACGTGGATGTAGCGCAGGTTGCGGTCGAAGAACGCGAAGCCCACGGGCGTGACATCCATGAGTGCGTCGCGGAGCGCGCTGGAGTCGTCGGCGCTGCGCAGGGCCGCGTCGCGCTCGCGTCGGGTGCGCTCTCGCGCGCGTGCGAGCACCAGCGCGGGAGTGCCGGCGCAGATGAACACCAGGGCCGCGGTGGTGAGGACGCGCGGCAGGGCACTGGCCGCGCTGCCGCTCGACCAGGTCCACTCGATGAAGGCGGCGAGCATCGAGGCCGCGACGACGGCCATCAGCATCTGCCTGCGGGAGGGGAACTCGTGCATGGGGTGGGGGCGCACGAGCCTACCCGGAATCACGGCCCGCGCCGCCCTTGTCGGAGGGAGGGCAGGGAAGCGGTGAGGGTCGCGATGGACCGCGCGCCCGGCTCAGGCGACGTGCACGCTGGCCTGCTCCCGGGCGCGGCGCTCCAGGAGTTCTCGCACCTCGGTGTCCGAGGTTTGTTCGAAGTTTCGATACCAGAGGCCCACGGCATAGAAGGGCTCCGGGGTTCGCGCACACACCACTTCGTCCGCGAGCGCTTCGACCTCTTCACATGTTTCCGCTGGGGCGACAGGGACGGCGACGATGATGTGCGCGGGCTGTTGTTCGCGGAGCGCGGCCACGGCGGCGCGCATGGTGGAGCCCGTGGCGAGCCCGTCATCCACGAGGATGACCTCGCGCCCCTGGACATCCAGCGGTGGGCGCCCGGAGCGATAGCTCGACTCGCGGCGCATCAGCTCCAGGGCTTCGCGTCGGGCGACGGCGTCGACCTGTTCGCGCGAGATGTCCAGCTCCCGCAGCACCTCGGGGTTGAGGACCTGGATGCCGCCGGTGGCGATGGCCCCCATCGCGAGCTCCTCGTGCCCGGGGGCTCCGAGCTTGCGCACGATGAACACGTCGAGGGGCGCGTCCAAGGCACGGGCGACTTCATAGCCGACCGGGACTCCGCCGCGCGGCAGGGCCAGCACCCGGGTCTCGGGCTGGTGCGCATGGTGCGCGAGCTGTCTCGCGAGGACACGGCCGGCCATGAAGCGGTCCTGGAACTCGGGTCCTTGCATGGGGGCCTCCTGGCCGTGCGCGCGTGGCGCGACCTCCTCTTGTTCGAAGGTGGACATGCTCGCGGTGGCGGAGGCGGGATGTGGCCGGGCTCGCATGCCTGGCGAGGAGGAGCGGGCCTCGGTCGTGGCGCGGCCGACAGGCGGCGGTGGCTCGACGAGGGGCGGCGGTCGCCGGTGCGGACGCTCGGACGGCGTCACGGGATTGGGCGGCTCCTGCAGGGGCTGGCGCGGGTCGGGCTCCTGCACCGGCACGTTGGGCGAAGGCTTGGGACCCGGCGGTGGGGGCGAGGGGAGACCGGGAATCGGCGGCTGCTGAGTAGGCATGCGGATGAGCCTCGTGCCGAGGGGAATGTCCCCTCATTCCGCCCAACCTGCGCATGCGGACACCTTCCCACCCGAGGCGCCAGGGAGGCGGCGAACGCCTGCATGCGGCTCGCGTGGCGGACGGGCTCACGAGCCATGGTCCGCAGGGTCGGCGGCTGCTGCACCGCGGCACTCGCGCCTTCACGTTTCCCCGATAGGTCGTATCGACCATCGGACAGGAGGCACGACATGAAGGCAGCCTTGTGGGGCCTGGGTGGATTGGGGCTTGGCGTGGGGATGATGTACTGGTCGGACCCTCGAAGTGGCCGCTGGCGCAGGTCTCACCTGCAGGGCAAGGCGGTGCACGCGGCCCATGAAGCGGGCTGCGCGGCGGGGGTCCTCCGGCGAGACCTGGCGCAGCGCTCGCGGGGGGTGTTCCTCGAGTCCCTCCATCGCTTTCGTTCGGAGCCCGTGGATGACGTGACGCTCGGCGAGCGGGTGCGCGCCGCGCTGGGGCGGGTGTGTTCGCATCCAGGCGCGGTGCGCGTCTCGGTGCGGGATGGGAAGGTGATGCTCGAGGGCACCATCCTCGTGGACGAGCTCAAGCGCGTGGTCCCCGCCGTGGGCCGTGTGCGAGGCGTGCGCGCCGTGGAGAGTCGGCTGGGTCCCTTCGCGCAAGCGGGGCGTCAAGCCGAGCCGCGAGGAGGAGCGCTTCGCCGCGGGCCTCCGAGGACGTTCGGCTCCTCGCACTGGTCACCTTCCGCGCGATTCTTCGGGGTGATGGGGGGCCTGTCCCTGGCCTCGTGGGCCTTCCGACAGCGCGGGGCGCTGGGGCTGCTCCTCGGCGTGGGCGGCGCGGTGCTCGGGGTCCGCGCGCTCAGCAACCTGGAGCTTCGCAGGCTCACGGGCATCGGCGTGGGGCCTCGCGCCATCACGTTGCACAAGGACATCACCGTCAACGCGCCGGTGGAGGAGGTCTTCGCCTTCTGGGATGCGATGCAGAACTTCCCGCGCTTCATGACCCACGTGGATGAGATTCGCGTGGACTCCTCGGGCCGCTCGTACTGGAAGGTGAAGGGCCCCGCGGGGCTGCACTTCGAATGGGAGGCGGAGGTCACCCAGCGCGTGCCGAACAAGCTGCTCGCGTGGCGCAGCGTGAAGGGCACCTCGGTGGAGAACGCGGGGGTCATCCACTTCGAGCGCACGCCCAAGGGCGGCACGCGACTGGACATCCGCCTCGCCTACAACCCACCGGCGGGTGCCATCGGGCACGCCTTCGCGCGGCTGCTGGGCGTGGACCCCAAGCGCCAGATGGATGACGACCTGCTGCGCCTGAAGTCCCTGCTCGAGCGAGGCAAGGCCACCGGCCGCGAGACGGTGACGCGAGAGTCCCTGTCGGTCGGGCGAGGAGGGCGCCAGACGCTGATGCACTGAGCTCCTCGCATGGGCCGCGAGCGGTGTCGCTGCTTCGGGTCGCGCAGGATTTGCGCGCCATCGGCGTGGATGCGCCGGGCGCGCACTTCTTGCGTGCTCCTGGGTCCGCCGGGCCCTCGTGTGGCTGGCGTGATGCTTGCTGCAGAGTTCCTCGTCCGATGTGGGGTGAGCGGTTAGTCTCCAGCCCCGAAACCATGGCGGAAACTTTGTTCGAGGAGCTGAAGCGGTACGTGGCGTTTGGCGCGGAGGACGAGCAGTCCCTCGTCGGACTCCACGCCACCGCGCAGCCGCATTTCCCCCACATCGCGCGCGTCTTCTACGACCGCATCCTGGAGCACGACGGCGCGCGCAAGGCCCTGGAGGGAGGCGAGAGCCAGGTCGGCCACCTGAAGGGCACGTTGCAGGTGTGGATGGACCAGCTCCTCCGGGGGCCTTGGGACGAGGCGTACTTCGCGCTGCGCTGCCGCATCGGCCGCATGCACGTGCGCATCTCCCTGCCGCAGCACTACATGTTCGGCGCGATGAACGTGCTGCGCCAGGAGCTCACCGCGGTCATCGACACGGAGCTCCCGGGAGACGCGCGGACGAAGCACCGCACGCGCACGGCGCTGGGGCGCATCCTGGACCTGGAGCTGGCCATCATGCTCCACACGTACCGCGAGGACCTCCTGGCCCAGCAGGCGCGCACCGAGCGGCTGGCGACGTTCGGGCAGCTCGTGGGCTCCATCGGGCATGAGCTGCGCAATCCCCTGGGCGTCATCGAGACGTCGCTCTACATCCTGCGCAGCCGCGCGGGTGCCTCGGTGGATGAGCGCACGCACAAGCACCTGGACCGCATCGGCGAACAGGTGGGCATCGCCAACCACATCGTCTCCGACCTGCTGGACATGATTCGGGACCGTCCGCTGCAACGCCAGGAGGTCTGGCTGGACGAGGTCTGGCAGGAGGCCCTCAAGGCCGTGGCGCGTCCGGAGGGCGTGAGCATCCGGACGGAGGGCCTGGTCTCGCTGCTGCCGGTGCAGGGGGACGCGGGGCAGCTGCGCCAGGTGTTCGTCAACCTGTTGCAGAACGCGGTGCAGGCGCTGGAGGAGTCGGGCGGAGAGGTGTCGCTGGTGGGCGCGCCTCGCGAGCCGGGCGCGGTGGAGCTGGTCCTGGAGGACACGGGGCCGGGCGTCAGCGAGACCGTCCGCGGGCGCCTCTTCGAGCCGCTGATCACGACCAAGGCGCGAGGCATCGGCCTGGGGCTGGCGCTCGTGCGGCGCATCCTGGAGCGCC
Encoded here:
- a CDS encoding OmpA family protein, whose translation is MWPVPFWQRQDMRVRAHPPRPLALLALLLLTTSVARAQAQTSQAIDVQQYKPGPGAYDVLGVHGARVGKHLDWNIGLSVNYGEDPLNLLDPRRDAFVYRIVDSQLSLDLMGAVALFERLEIGVSLPVSTTSSQPAGAVAPSLVDGAASTGVGDLRLVPKVLLLSTEDGVHLAFVAPVTLPTAGASGFLGTKGPTFQPRLVAEWAGPSLRLLANVGVNLRGEQQLRNLRVGNEFSYAAGAEVPLTPALTVAATVSGALGLKEANSEERPLEALGAVKYRFTEELSAHLGAGPGLTRGYGTPGFRLLGGLAWTGSAPSSAPARKCDLGPEDFDGFQDDDHCLDPDDDVDGILDGPDVCPGEPETFNQYQDEDGCPDEVPAAQGTSTESTPEEPLKLVPAAVDSDGDGLIDTEDRCPAEAEDADGFEDADGCPDPDNDRDGVPDAVDACPLEAESINGVKDEDGCPDKGKSSVRLEGSRIVILDKVYFATGKDIILPKSYGLLAQVSSILKANPQMERVRVEGHTDDKGSDTSNLDLSQRRANNVREFLVKSGIAPERLEAKGYGETQPVDTNKTAQGRENNRRVEFNVVKSADESSAKETTP
- a CDS encoding diguanylate cyclase domain-containing protein, which encodes MARYALIAEPDPHRAASLLALVTAEGLEGVLARDGAEAQELVRQRSAPLLLLTDLALPRVDGFELLSWLRERQDSEATRVVVVTAFDELRVRAWQLKDTLGIHSLLSRRAPAETMRDTVRTALAGQRSVQAPPAESSSSEEERQRIARVDAMRLVDEGPPEAELQELVSEVAQAFAVPVALLTLVLGDRQWFKAHVGLPHALARDRSTPRDWAFCHHVVMGRESLIVPDARRHPVFRDNPLVREGVIGSYAGAPLVTPHGEVLGTLSLIDTRPLVLGTEDIVALRELARRVAGDLELRSRARQETRDLGRARHESALAQGTALTQVRDAIQALDVATLLVAPGRQPFAGNTALSEMLGMPLESIPSLTFESFRQHVADLTADPSGRSLVLDLASESSQGLHLTLTLERPRQRRVRWVARPFRIPGGIAQLLTLSELGGASPREERERLLRVDALTGLATRRVGEEHLLREIARCRRDGVACGVLLVDLVDLGPLNLRHGFDAGDTALRDVARELESLGPPSGGLAVRWEGGTLLLALPGHDAAATEATRERLHAELPPALRVHSASVVVEGEEDPREMLTRAHAALARAKAEHHARSPRD
- a CDS encoding FecR family protein, which codes for MTRTLPWMWALALVTLSARAEQTADPCGGLQFVNGRVELGRPLAPKGPETEACLKHVAQALVSRPAIRSVTLAARLPDAERLDGQGLAVAKAAAEVLVSAGVPRTRVSVVAPPAVPGEPGRLQLAYVERPAQPRVAQVRASSGLVSAGPSPAELRPRGTGDSLYTQELFHTAPDASAELELADASRVRVTPNSLVRLGAIELGANGKRVVRLELMRGSVETVAAPGGDGSVFEVRTRGAVAGVRGTQFRVSAQEDGTSRLETLEGKVALGSDKAEVEVVHGQGSRVLPGAAPEPPRPLLAAPLLNGPRGGSFTAAPTLEWFSVPGAKTYRVEMARTADFAAGVRTLEAPDVKLAVPAETAGKWFWRVLAVDADGFIGFPSKIYAFDLRP
- a CDS encoding response regulator; translated protein: MSQNLLIVDDESALCWVLGQFFSGAGYRVDSAQALDEALGLMTTGRYDLVISDLRLSGTQSEEGLVLADFVRRYAPETRVLLLTAFASPELSERAKGLGVDLVLPKPQPLPSLAQHVSQLLAAR
- a CDS encoding CHASE2 domain-containing protein — protein: MNPSPKPPSRIPRPSPGQLRIAAALVGVALAGITAVTGGAPGHLERLLYDQAVSRLLPGVPRSADLVLVEVDDRALAALGERWPLSRATWARVFQALAAQRPAAVAVDVVFDQPGPREALELGEDVLTSLRESGLAEQPAGAALVAELEARLRTQDGDARLAEALAENGSVILGAAALTEDVSLMPPLEDGALETPLPLPVETLRLQSREIAGSIAPLRLAAHGSGTLNMLVEADGVIRRYPYAVGVGGQAWPSLALATALRLMPEQAETLMRRAALDHGAPLMRLPAPDWLPRVSLADVLQVDPRSVGLDLALRGKTLFVGVTATGLHGQSTLPGQVAVPGVEIHAFALDNLRADRLMRSSGVVAVTGVLETLVLLMFFGWRCRRARTLGAVIRTAIALMAVHVALVGWLAADLGWVVPLVPGALGLGLMLLVDSAARAEELGRQRGALRRLFVRYPQASPSTAVPPGGDTR